One window of the Posidoniimonas polymericola genome contains the following:
- a CDS encoding helix-turn-helix domain-containing protein, with product MSATSRAAQGAAGGVVKLPLSGRRMHATSDDPSTAAACTLPSFVAGPENRLVAAVFERLLDDKTTGQTPSESAPSGSAPAGGLGVGSLLLLGPSGSGKTHLARGLGEAWNARLGHTKNGDSQVAYLTASDFRRQVASAVSDRSIDALRRQLRRCRLLVLDDLPRLAGEAYVLEELVHTLDALSQSGALFVAASQKPPAELPGLSRALIGRLLSGLTLEIAPPRLAAQQELLLQALTAMGCSATAGALRALAEQAPADPRQLLGVAMRIRRRLRAGTVLDEQTALGLIKLDLQRPTPPASDILTVVARYYGLPKTKLTSSSRQKSIVLARAVAIFLIRELTPLSYDQIGKMLGGRDHSTVLHNYRRIERAQASDRVLGHALGELRRSITVGAAA from the coding sequence TTGTCCGCAACGTCGCGTGCCGCCCAAGGCGCCGCCGGCGGGGTGGTGAAGCTCCCGCTGTCTGGTCGACGGATGCACGCCACCAGCGACGATCCGAGCACCGCCGCGGCCTGCACGCTGCCAAGCTTTGTAGCCGGACCCGAGAACCGCTTGGTCGCCGCGGTCTTCGAGCGGCTGCTCGACGACAAAACCACTGGGCAGACCCCGTCAGAGTCTGCCCCGTCAGGGTCCGCCCCCGCAGGCGGCCTGGGCGTTGGCTCGCTGCTCCTGCTCGGCCCCAGCGGTAGCGGCAAAACGCACCTCGCCCGAGGGCTTGGCGAGGCGTGGAACGCCCGGCTCGGACACACCAAGAATGGCGACTCGCAGGTCGCCTATTTGACCGCCAGCGACTTCCGCCGGCAGGTCGCCTCGGCCGTTTCCGATCGCTCGATCGACGCCCTCCGGCGTCAGCTGCGTCGGTGCCGACTGCTGGTGCTCGACGACCTCCCGCGGCTCGCCGGCGAGGCCTACGTCCTTGAGGAGCTAGTCCACACGTTAGACGCCCTGTCCCAGAGCGGGGCGCTCTTTGTCGCAGCGTCGCAGAAGCCGCCCGCCGAACTCCCCGGCCTGAGCCGCGCCCTGATCGGCCGCCTGCTCAGCGGCCTGACGCTCGAGATTGCCCCGCCGCGGCTCGCCGCCCAGCAAGAGCTGCTGCTGCAGGCCCTAACCGCGATGGGCTGCTCCGCCACGGCTGGAGCGCTCCGGGCCCTAGCCGAACAAGCCCCGGCCGACCCCCGCCAGCTGCTTGGCGTCGCGATGCGAATCCGCCGGCGGCTGCGGGCCGGAACGGTCCTCGACGAGCAGACGGCCCTCGGGCTCATCAAGCTCGACCTGCAGCGGCCGACCCCGCCCGCCAGCGATATCCTGACCGTGGTCGCCCGCTACTACGGGCTCCCGAAGACCAAGCTCACCAGCTCCAGCCGGCAGAAGTCGATCGTGCTCGCCCGGGCGGTCGCGATTTTCCTGATCCGCGAGCTAACACCGCTCTCGTACGACCAAATCGGGAAGATGCTCGGCGGCCGCGACCACTCCACCGTGCTGCACAACTACCGCCGGATCGAGCGGGCGCAGGCAAGCGACCGCGTGCTCGGCCACGCCCTCGGTGAATTACGCCGTTCAATCACCGTCGGGGCAGCAGCGTGA
- the dnaN gene encoding DNA polymerase III subunit beta, protein MKITCNREQLLQAFQAVAAVAPTRSPKPILQNVKLEVSDDSATFLATDLEVAIRYQATGVEVEQAGACILPTARFGQILRESSDETFHIEADEKQIRVRGERSQFNLAAENPIDYPSIAVFDDQSYYETAARWFKELIRRTIFSTDNESSRYALGGVKMEWVDGVLTGVGTDGRRLAKMEGPVRAVGEPADFGAATIVPSRSLNLVDRAVNDDDGEVQIAIRQNEMLVKSPRAMIYSRLLEGRYPDWRRVFPQRTNSVQVELPIEPFYRAVRQAAILTSDESRGVDFTFGEGSLVLSGHAAEVGESRIELPISFDSPEVTITLDPRFVIDFLKVLDSDKSFTLDLQDGESAAVCTTDDGYGYVIMPLARDR, encoded by the coding sequence ATGAAGATCACATGCAACCGTGAGCAGCTCCTGCAGGCCTTCCAGGCTGTGGCGGCTGTCGCCCCGACCCGCAGCCCCAAGCCGATCCTGCAGAACGTCAAGCTCGAGGTGAGCGACGACTCGGCCACCTTCCTCGCCACGGACCTCGAGGTCGCGATCCGCTACCAGGCGACCGGCGTCGAGGTCGAGCAGGCCGGCGCGTGCATCCTGCCGACCGCGCGGTTTGGCCAGATCCTCCGGGAGAGCTCCGACGAGACCTTCCACATCGAGGCCGACGAGAAGCAGATCCGCGTGCGGGGCGAGCGGAGCCAGTTCAACCTCGCGGCCGAGAACCCGATCGACTACCCGAGCATCGCGGTGTTCGACGACCAGTCGTACTACGAGACCGCCGCCCGCTGGTTCAAGGAGTTGATCCGCCGCACGATCTTCTCGACCGACAACGAGTCGAGCCGCTACGCGCTCGGCGGCGTCAAGATGGAGTGGGTCGACGGCGTGCTGACCGGCGTCGGCACCGACGGCCGCCGCCTGGCCAAGATGGAGGGCCCGGTGCGGGCCGTTGGCGAGCCGGCCGACTTCGGGGCCGCGACCATCGTCCCCAGCCGCTCGCTCAACCTGGTCGACCGCGCCGTCAACGACGACGACGGCGAGGTCCAGATCGCCATCCGCCAGAACGAGATGCTGGTCAAGAGCCCGCGGGCGATGATCTACTCCCGCCTGCTTGAGGGCCGCTACCCCGACTGGCGGCGGGTGTTCCCGCAGCGGACCAACTCGGTGCAGGTCGAGCTGCCGATTGAGCCGTTCTACCGGGCCGTGCGTCAGGCGGCGATCCTCACCAGCGACGAGAGCCGCGGCGTCGACTTCACGTTCGGCGAGGGCTCGCTGGTCCTCTCCGGCCACGCCGCCGAGGTGGGCGAGTCGCGGATCGAGCTGCCGATCTCGTTCGACAGCCCGGAGGTGACCATCACACTCGACCCGCGGTTCGTGATCGACTTCCTCAAGGTGCTCGACAGCGACAAGTCCTTCACGCTCGACCTGCAGGACGGCGAGTCGGCCGCGGTCTGCACCACCGACGACGGCTACGGCTACGTGATCATGCCGCTGGCGCGGGACCGGTAG
- a CDS encoding DUF721 domain-containing protein → MTEPMDPELVAEKLAELSQRAAREQRRRHARAPKKAANVVAQLFAKKGYGQPRTNEQLRSAWAEAAGPALGKFCQAAAVRRGVLEVIVANSMMAQELGFEKTRLLKAVQQKLPDAKIEGLRFKVGRLA, encoded by the coding sequence ATGACCGAACCGATGGACCCTGAACTTGTCGCCGAGAAGCTCGCCGAGCTCTCGCAGCGCGCCGCGCGAGAGCAGCGGCGGCGGCACGCGCGGGCGCCCAAGAAGGCCGCGAACGTGGTGGCCCAGCTGTTCGCCAAGAAGGGCTACGGACAGCCCCGCACGAACGAGCAGCTCCGCTCGGCGTGGGCCGAGGCGGCCGGGCCGGCGCTCGGCAAGTTCTGCCAGGCCGCGGCCGTGCGGCGGGGCGTGCTCGAGGTGATTGTCGCCAACAGCATGATGGCCCAAGAGCTCGGCTTCGAGAAAACCCGACTCCTCAAGGCGGTGCAGCAGAAGCTGCCCGACGCCAAGATCGAGGGCCTCCGCTTCAAGGTCGGACGGCTCGCGTAA
- a CDS encoding DNA gyrase subunit B, which produces MSEEPQDQDAPQPQQPLEPAKKANSHHGNAEYGAGDLEHLSDLEHVRERPSMYIGDTTARGLHHLVYEVVDNSIDEAMAGHATTVSVQINVDGSITVEDDGRGIPTEKHEQLSEQMDREVSTLEGVMTVLKFGGKFSKGAYQTSGGLHGVGVTVVNFLSEWAETEVARDGHLHHQEYERGVPKGPVRRVGASSKRGTKTTFKPDPQIFQTTKYVYATLQKRLQELAFLNKGVRITITDARTNESDAFLYEDGIREFVKHLNRASDPAHEEILFVEGEAEGVSLEVALQYSGEFTENVHTYVNNISTHEGGTHLSGFRSALTRTINNYGKKEGLFKDLTPSGEDVREGLTAVISCRVPHPQFEGQTKTKLGNSEVEGIVNSLFGDYLQKFFEENPKTAKQIVKKGVLAAEARESARKARQLVRERKGALSGAGLPGKLRDCSSKEVDKCELYLVEGDSAGGSAEGGRIREFQAILPLRGKIINAYKSRETKVLENQEVRSMIAAIGAGIGQEQDVSKRRYGRVVIMTDADVDGSHIRTLLLTFFYRQMYDLVAKGHVYVAQPPLFRVRKGKQVQYVQTDEEMKTQLLDLGLGDSVFDAGDGLVVEGEQMTRLVRTLAAMEEALIALERRGISLKLHAVRQDPESGRLPAYHVFLGADEHWFFDRESLDQFVKEQEEAAGGELLVDGGPTPSIPESEPAGEIEESGDTDAGDANGAESNGVAALNAKRLRIVELHEVRTINTLLGDLREMGFEIGALIPQDRTGEEGSRYRVIRGENETGLEDLRALPGAIRSAGEKGLQITRFKGLGEMNAEELRETTLDPANRTLLKVSMEDAGAADDLFRVLMGDQVEPRRDFIQKHALDVKNLDV; this is translated from the coding sequence ATGTCCGAAGAACCCCAAGACCAAGACGCCCCGCAGCCCCAGCAGCCGCTAGAGCCGGCGAAGAAGGCCAACAGCCACCACGGCAACGCCGAGTACGGCGCGGGCGACCTCGAGCACCTGTCCGACCTGGAGCACGTGCGCGAGCGGCCGAGTATGTACATCGGCGACACCACCGCCCGCGGCCTGCACCACCTGGTGTACGAGGTGGTCGACAACTCGATCGACGAGGCCATGGCCGGCCACGCCACGACCGTGAGCGTGCAGATCAACGTCGACGGCTCGATCACGGTCGAGGACGACGGCCGCGGCATCCCGACCGAGAAGCACGAGCAGCTCTCCGAGCAGATGGACCGCGAGGTCAGCACGCTCGAGGGCGTGATGACCGTGCTCAAGTTCGGGGGCAAGTTCTCCAAGGGCGCCTACCAGACCTCCGGAGGCCTGCACGGCGTCGGCGTAACGGTGGTCAACTTCCTCTCCGAGTGGGCCGAGACCGAGGTCGCCCGCGACGGCCACCTGCACCACCAGGAGTACGAGCGCGGCGTCCCCAAGGGCCCGGTGCGCAGGGTCGGCGCCAGCAGCAAGCGCGGCACCAAGACCACCTTCAAGCCCGACCCGCAGATCTTCCAGACCACCAAGTACGTCTACGCCACGCTGCAGAAGCGGCTGCAGGAGCTGGCGTTCCTCAACAAGGGCGTGCGGATCACCATCACCGACGCCCGCACCAACGAGTCGGACGCGTTCCTCTACGAGGACGGCATCCGCGAGTTCGTCAAGCACCTCAACCGCGCCAGCGACCCCGCGCACGAGGAGATCCTGTTCGTCGAGGGCGAGGCCGAGGGCGTCTCGCTCGAGGTCGCGCTGCAGTACTCGGGCGAGTTCACCGAGAACGTCCACACGTACGTCAACAACATCAGCACGCACGAGGGGGGCACGCACCTCTCCGGCTTCCGCTCAGCCCTCACGCGGACCATCAACAACTACGGCAAGAAGGAGGGCCTGTTCAAGGACCTCACCCCCAGCGGCGAGGACGTCCGCGAAGGCCTGACCGCCGTGATCAGCTGCCGCGTGCCGCACCCGCAGTTCGAGGGCCAGACCAAGACCAAGCTCGGCAACAGCGAGGTCGAGGGCATCGTCAACTCGCTGTTCGGCGACTACCTGCAGAAGTTCTTCGAGGAGAACCCCAAGACCGCCAAGCAGATCGTCAAGAAGGGCGTGCTGGCGGCCGAGGCCCGCGAGTCGGCCCGCAAGGCCCGCCAGCTGGTCCGCGAGCGGAAGGGCGCCCTCTCCGGCGCCGGCCTGCCGGGCAAGCTCCGCGACTGCTCCAGCAAGGAGGTCGACAAGTGCGAGCTGTACCTGGTGGAGGGCGACTCGGCCGGCGGCTCCGCCGAGGGGGGCCGCATCCGCGAGTTCCAGGCGATCCTGCCGCTCCGCGGTAAGATCATCAACGCCTACAAGAGCCGCGAGACCAAGGTCCTCGAGAACCAAGAAGTCCGCAGCATGATCGCCGCGATCGGCGCCGGCATCGGCCAGGAGCAGGACGTCAGCAAACGCCGCTACGGCCGCGTCGTGATCATGACCGACGCCGACGTCGACGGCAGCCACATCCGCACGCTGCTGCTGACGTTCTTCTACCGCCAGATGTACGACCTCGTCGCGAAGGGCCACGTGTACGTCGCCCAGCCGCCGCTGTTCCGCGTCCGCAAGGGCAAGCAGGTGCAGTACGTGCAGACCGACGAGGAGATGAAGACCCAGCTCTTGGACCTCGGCCTCGGCGACAGCGTGTTCGACGCCGGCGACGGACTGGTGGTCGAGGGCGAGCAGATGACCCGCCTGGTCCGCACCCTGGCCGCCATGGAAGAGGCGCTCATTGCGCTGGAGCGGCGCGGTATCTCGCTGAAGCTTCACGCCGTAAGGCAGGACCCCGAGAGCGGCCGCCTGCCGGCGTACCACGTGTTCCTGGGCGCCGACGAGCACTGGTTTTTCGACCGCGAGTCGCTCGACCAGTTTGTCAAAGAGCAGGAAGAAGCAGCCGGCGGCGAGCTGCTGGTCGACGGCGGCCCCACGCCCAGCATCCCGGAGAGTGAGCCCGCGGGTGAGATCGAAGAGAGCGGCGACACCGACGCCGGCGACGCGAACGGGGCCGAGTCGAACGGCGTTGCCGCGCTCAACGCCAAGCGGCTCCGCATCGTCGAGCTGCACGAGGTCCGCACCATCAACACCCTGCTGGGCGACCTCCGCGAGATGGGCTTCGAGATCGGCGCCCTCATCCCGCAGGACCGCACCGGCGAGGAAGGGAGCCGCTACCGCGTGATCCGCGGCGAGAACGAGACCGGCCTCGAAGACCTCCGTGCCCTGCCCGGCGCGATCCGCTCGGCCGGCGAAAAGGGCCTGCAGATCACCCGCTTCAAGGGCCTGGGCGAAATGAACGCCGAGGAGCTCCGCGAGACCACCCTCGACCCCGCCAACCGCACGCTGCTCAAGGTCAGCATGGAAGACGCCGGCGCCGCCGACGACCTGTTCCGCGTCCTGATGGGCGACCAGGTCGAACCCCGCCGCGACTTCATCCAGAAGCACGCGCTGGACGTGAAGAACCTGGACGTGTAG
- a CDS encoding SMI1/KNR4 family protein — protein sequence MPDRDKLQAMFVARFHVGDPPVPATEQQVESLGVELSTAVPEAYLSFITRFGAVYTPHILDAIVDAALDYSDVQNFLTVEQAITDTKAYWAAGMPEDVIGIASDCMGNFFGFRRQGAKSDDAPVVFFDHDFVDVSTVADSFDAFLTWYVENIGT from the coding sequence ATGCCAGATCGTGACAAACTGCAAGCTATGTTTGTTGCCCGATTTCATGTCGGCGATCCACCAGTCCCTGCAACAGAACAGCAAGTGGAGTCGTTGGGTGTTGAGCTCAGCACCGCGGTGCCTGAGGCGTACCTGAGTTTCATCACGCGGTTCGGAGCGGTCTATACACCGCACATACTCGACGCCATCGTTGATGCCGCGCTGGATTACTCGGATGTGCAGAACTTCTTGACAGTAGAACAAGCGATCACGGACACCAAGGCTTACTGGGCTGCTGGGATGCCTGAAGATGTGATTGGAATCGCATCTGATTGCATGGGGAACTTTTTCGGTTTCCGACGTCAAGGAGCCAAAAGCGACGACGCTCCTGTTGTGTTTTTCGATCACGATTTTGTTGACGTATCAACCGTGGCCGATTCGTTTGACGCGTTCCTCACGTGGTATGTTGAAAACATCGGTACGTGA
- a CDS encoding exo-alpha-sialidase — MPAPLTRRVCGIAMLALAALGSHASADETLQAELIGVKRIWDEGRHNAFTDLIRWEDAWWCAFREGDTHAGSHGFLRVLTSTDGEAWEPVARLDHNEFDLRDANLSITPSGELMMVGGAQIDRDNRRLTGTFTAATTDGRTWTTPAMVIEPGRWMWGVTWREGTAYGVSYGTPDNAGRNELLTSTDGRSFNVFAPDFLTIGGRPTEARIRFADSGVAYCLQRCDGDDNHAYLGKADPPYRDWQWRRLDRFIGGPNLLQLPSGRWVAAGRQLLKAGARTVIAELNPADGHLENILVLPSGGDCSYPGLVWHEDRLWVSYYSSHEDHTSIYLAQVSIED; from the coding sequence ATGCCTGCCCCCCTGACCCGCCGTGTTTGCGGCATCGCGATGCTTGCGCTCGCCGCCCTCGGTTCCCACGCGTCGGCAGACGAAACCCTGCAGGCCGAGTTGATCGGCGTCAAGCGGATCTGGGACGAGGGCCGCCACAACGCCTTCACCGACCTGATCCGCTGGGAGGACGCGTGGTGGTGCGCGTTCCGCGAGGGGGACACCCACGCCGGGTCGCACGGCTTCCTCCGGGTGCTCACCTCTACTGACGGTGAAGCCTGGGAACCGGTTGCGCGGCTCGACCACAACGAGTTCGACCTCCGCGACGCCAACTTGTCGATCACGCCAAGCGGCGAGTTGATGATGGTGGGCGGCGCGCAGATCGATCGCGACAACCGCCGACTGACCGGCACTTTCACTGCCGCGACGACCGATGGGCGCACCTGGACTACGCCTGCCATGGTGATCGAACCGGGCCGCTGGATGTGGGGCGTCACCTGGCGCGAGGGGACCGCCTACGGCGTTAGCTACGGCACGCCCGATAACGCCGGCCGCAACGAGCTGCTGACCTCGACCGACGGACGCAGCTTCAATGTCTTCGCCCCCGACTTCCTCACGATTGGCGGCCGGCCGACCGAGGCCCGGATCCGGTTCGCCGACTCGGGCGTGGCGTACTGCCTGCAGCGGTGCGACGGCGACGACAACCACGCGTACCTCGGCAAGGCCGACCCGCCCTACCGTGATTGGCAGTGGCGGCGGCTCGATCGGTTTATCGGCGGCCCCAACCTGCTGCAGCTGCCGAGCGGCCGCTGGGTGGCAGCGGGCAGGCAGCTGCTTAAGGCGGGCGCCCGGACGGTCATCGCCGAGCTCAACCCCGCCGACGGCCACCTCGAAAACATACTGGTGCTCCCGTCCGGCGGCGACTGCAGTTACCCCGGCCTTGTCTGGCACGAGGACCGGCTGTGGGTCAGCTACTACTCGAGCCACGAGGACCACACCAGCATCTACCTGGCGCAGGTTTCCATCGAGGATTGA
- a CDS encoding esterase-like activity of phytase family protein — MPMLCRYALLTTLALALPCRAEWSVTPAGAVTLDGSALPAATFAEMSGIGHFSGSRYYVVQDSGAQVIGIDVTFAAGSLTQAQAAEVYPLSSSLDYEGIAAGLSEPLLFVSEEGGPGVLEINRDTGQQVRSLTIPAVFANRRGNRGFESLDRVGDVLWTANEEALTVDGPVATTSAGSTVRLLKLDAVSGEPLAQYAYNVEPIHTSGFSSQSGLSDLLIAPDGRLITLERSFAGLANPAYLSRIYEVDLTGATDISQAAFDSGLIGQTYTPASKRLLWSGSIGAAGQNLEGLALGPQAADGSWDLLGVVDDGAGGDPYSGNTVVGFRLAPSTPQVEGDYNGDGQVDTADYDTWRRAYGLSYTAGQGADGNGDGVVNAADYAVWRDALTATESAAHGQAPEPTAAVLALMVTGVGLMKPRS, encoded by the coding sequence ATGCCCATGCTTTGCCGCTATGCATTGCTGACTACGTTGGCGCTCGCCCTGCCGTGCCGTGCGGAGTGGTCGGTCACGCCAGCCGGTGCAGTGACCCTCGACGGCAGCGCGCTGCCCGCCGCCACGTTTGCCGAGATGAGCGGGATCGGTCATTTTAGCGGCTCGCGGTACTACGTGGTGCAGGACTCCGGCGCGCAGGTCATCGGGATCGATGTGACGTTCGCCGCCGGCAGTCTGACCCAGGCGCAGGCCGCCGAGGTCTACCCGCTGTCGTCGTCGCTCGATTACGAAGGGATCGCCGCCGGGCTGAGCGAGCCATTGCTGTTCGTATCCGAAGAGGGAGGGCCGGGCGTCCTCGAGATCAACCGCGACACGGGCCAGCAGGTGCGGAGCCTGACGATCCCGGCGGTGTTTGCCAACCGCCGCGGCAACCGCGGCTTCGAGTCGCTCGACCGAGTGGGCGATGTCCTGTGGACCGCCAACGAGGAGGCCCTGACGGTCGACGGGCCGGTGGCGACTACATCCGCGGGCAGCACGGTGCGTCTGCTGAAGCTCGACGCCGTCAGCGGCGAGCCATTGGCCCAGTACGCGTACAACGTCGAACCGATCCACACCAGCGGCTTCTCCTCGCAGAGCGGGCTGTCCGACCTGCTTATCGCTCCCGACGGGCGGCTGATCACGCTCGAACGCTCGTTCGCGGGTCTGGCGAATCCGGCCTACCTGTCACGGATCTACGAGGTCGACCTCACCGGCGCGACCGACATCAGCCAGGCGGCGTTCGACAGTGGGCTGATCGGTCAGACTTACACGCCGGCAAGCAAGCGGCTGCTCTGGTCGGGGAGCATCGGCGCGGCGGGGCAGAACCTCGAGGGGCTGGCCCTAGGGCCGCAAGCGGCCGACGGCTCTTGGGACTTGCTAGGCGTGGTCGACGACGGCGCCGGCGGCGACCCCTACAGCGGAAACACGGTGGTCGGTTTCCGGCTGGCGCCCAGCACGCCGCAGGTCGAGGGCGACTACAACGGCGACGGCCAGGTCGACACCGCCGACTACGACACCTGGCGCCGTGCGTACGGGCTTAGCTACACCGCGGGGCAGGGCGCCGACGGCAACGGCGATGGCGTGGTCAACGCCGCGGACTACGCCGTCTGGCGCGATGCGCTGACCGCGACTGAATCGGCGGCCCATGGCCAGGCGCCAGAGCCGACGGCGGCTGTGTTAGCGCTGATGGTAACGGGCGTCGGCTTGATGAAGCCCCGCAGCTAG
- a CDS encoding family 43 glycosylhydrolase, with protein sequence MHHSIAAGLLLSLSCLLTQGVSPCCAAGDEVVEPNPRFRAVPTDRQPGPVMDAETIRAGLESHDRALYIKSGWIRDPYIVLGPDDWYYLTGTQPDEGDPREAADPYNTGLGVKSIVGEQVRVYRSRDLIDWEPLGAPFTLDDSIRGRRVSDPQRRLIWAPEVHWLGERWALVHCPQYVASLALTEGKELAGPWSHPMGRRLGRRHDPSLFQDDDGALYLLWGNTEIAPLKADLSDYAGPSTRIDPAGDRPGPDGEPIQRIGHEGATMIKVGGKYVHLGTAWSTDQGRRGSYNLYYCVADEITGPYGPRKFVGRFLGHGTPFQDRQGRWWCTAFFNGNLPPVPRDGIEQRDLSDNAYTINEQGVTIVPLDVRTTDAGEVIVRAKDPAYATPGPDEAQRF encoded by the coding sequence ATGCACCACTCGATTGCCGCCGGTCTGTTGTTGTCCCTCTCCTGCCTGCTGACGCAGGGCGTGTCGCCCTGCTGCGCCGCGGGCGATGAGGTTGTTGAGCCGAATCCCCGCTTCCGCGCGGTCCCGACAGACCGCCAGCCAGGGCCGGTGATGGACGCCGAAACGATCCGCGCTGGGCTCGAGAGCCACGACCGCGCGCTGTACATCAAGTCGGGCTGGATCCGCGACCCGTACATCGTCCTCGGGCCCGACGACTGGTACTACCTCACCGGCACCCAGCCCGACGAGGGCGACCCCCGCGAGGCGGCCGACCCGTACAACACGGGCCTGGGCGTCAAGAGCATCGTCGGCGAGCAGGTCCGCGTGTACCGCAGCCGCGACCTGATCGACTGGGAGCCGCTCGGCGCTCCGTTCACGCTCGACGACTCGATCCGTGGCCGCCGGGTCTCGGACCCGCAGCGGCGGCTGATCTGGGCGCCCGAGGTGCACTGGCTCGGCGAACGCTGGGCGCTGGTCCACTGCCCGCAGTACGTCGCGAGCCTGGCGCTCACCGAGGGCAAGGAGCTCGCCGGCCCGTGGTCGCACCCGATGGGCCGCCGGCTCGGCAGGCGGCACGACCCGTCGCTGTTCCAGGACGACGACGGCGCCCTCTACCTGCTGTGGGGCAACACCGAGATCGCCCCGCTGAAGGCCGACCTCAGCGACTACGCCGGCCCCAGCACCCGCATCGACCCAGCCGGCGACCGCCCCGGCCCCGACGGCGAGCCAATCCAGCGGATCGGCCACGAGGGCGCCACGATGATCAAGGTCGGCGGCAAGTACGTGCACCTCGGCACCGCGTGGTCGACCGACCAGGGCCGCCGCGGCTCGTACAACCTGTACTACTGCGTCGCCGATGAGATCACCGGGCCTTATGGGCCGCGGAAGTTCGTCGGCCGGTTCCTCGGCCACGGCACGCCGTTCCAGGACCGCCAGGGCCGCTGGTGGTGCACCGCGTTCTTCAACGGCAACCTGCCGCCTGTGCCACGCGACGGTATCGAGCAGCGTGACCTCAGCGACAACGCCTACACGATCAACGAGCAGGGCGTGACCATCGTGCCGCTCGACGTCCGCACCACCGACGCCGGCGAGGTGATCGTCCGCGCGAAGGACCCGGCGTACGCCACACCCGGACCCGACGAGGCCCAGCGGTTCTAG
- the ppnP gene encoding pyrimidine/purine nucleoside phosphorylase — translation MSEFNNVTIVREANVYFDGKVTSRTVVLEDGTKKTLGVMLAGDYEFNTDARELMEVLAGEMQVQLPGEEWKTYAAGESYYVPANSSFKLKITGVADYCCSYL, via the coding sequence GTGTCCGAGTTCAACAATGTCACGATCGTCCGTGAAGCCAACGTCTACTTCGACGGCAAGGTCACCAGCCGCACCGTCGTGCTGGAGGACGGCACGAAGAAAACCCTCGGCGTGATGCTGGCCGGCGACTACGAGTTCAACACCGACGCCCGCGAGCTGATGGAAGTGCTCGCTGGCGAGATGCAGGTGCAGCTTCCGGGCGAGGAGTGGAAGACCTACGCCGCCGGCGAGAGCTACTACGTGCCGGCCAACAGCAGCTTCAAGCTGAAGATCACCGGCGTGGCCGACTACTGCTGCAGCTACCTGTAG